A genome region from Myroides fluvii includes the following:
- the rimP gene encoding ribosome assembly cofactor RimP, protein MTFKNKVQELLDAALAEKQELFLIEMTISPDNKIMVTLDGDNGVNLQDCIDVSRAIEHNLDREEHDFALEVASAGATSPLKLLRQYKKNIGRKVKLVTSNQEKYEATIAEVGESSIVLQWKAREAKAVGKGKVTVEKEAVIPFDKIKEASIIISF, encoded by the coding sequence ATGACATTTAAAAACAAAGTACAAGAGTTGTTAGATGCAGCTTTAGCTGAGAAGCAAGAGTTGTTTTTGATTGAAATGACAATTTCTCCAGATAATAAAATCATGGTGACGTTAGATGGAGATAACGGGGTTAATTTGCAAGACTGCATTGATGTAAGTAGAGCCATAGAGCACAATTTAGATAGAGAAGAACACGATTTTGCTCTAGAAGTTGCCTCTGCGGGTGCTACATCACCGTTGAAATTGTTGCGTCAGTACAAAAAAAATATCGGAAGAAAGGTGAAATTAGTCACTTCAAACCAAGAAAAGTACGAAGCGACAATAGCGGAAGTCGGAGAATCATCAATCGTATTACAGTGGAAGGCGCGTGAAGCAAAAGCTGTTGGAAAAGGAAAGGTTACAGTTGAAAAAGAAGCTGTTATACCATTCGACAAGATAAAAGAAGCTAGTATAATAATTTCATTTTAA
- a CDS encoding bifunctional riboflavin kinase/FAD synthetase → MKIFSSIGEFKTDKKVVATLGTFDGVHIGHQMIIKKLVDAAKELDAESLVLTFFPHPRMVLKQDHGIRLLNTLEEKRELLANLGLDNLVVQKFDLDFADLSAEAFVKQVLVETFNISKIIIGYDHRFGKNRTADIHDLKRFGAFYGFEVEEISAQEIDHVSISSTKIRTALEAGNIALANEFLGHEYHFSGEVIHGKKLGRTLGFPTANFEISESYKMIPQNGIYVVESEIEGELVKGMMSIGINPTFVNHPHTIEVNFLDWSGDLYNKTLKVRILDRIRDEQKFNSLEELVDQLTKDEQATRAYFNRHVEKSPATR, encoded by the coding sequence GTGAAAATATTTTCTTCCATTGGCGAATTTAAAACAGATAAAAAAGTTGTTGCAACACTAGGAACCTTTGATGGTGTTCATATTGGACATCAGATGATTATAAAGAAGCTAGTGGATGCCGCCAAAGAATTAGATGCTGAGAGTTTGGTGTTAACCTTCTTTCCACATCCGCGTATGGTATTGAAACAAGATCACGGAATTCGTTTGTTAAACACATTAGAAGAAAAACGAGAACTACTTGCAAATCTTGGGTTGGACAATCTAGTGGTACAAAAGTTCGATTTGGACTTTGCGGATTTATCTGCTGAAGCGTTTGTGAAACAAGTTTTAGTCGAGACATTTAATATCTCTAAGATTATTATAGGTTACGACCATCGTTTTGGTAAAAACAGAACGGCAGATATTCATGATTTAAAGCGTTTTGGCGCTTTTTATGGTTTTGAAGTCGAAGAAATATCTGCACAAGAAATTGACCATGTCTCCATTAGTTCAACGAAAATTAGAACTGCTTTAGAAGCAGGTAATATCGCTCTTGCCAATGAGTTTTTAGGACATGAGTATCACTTTTCAGGTGAAGTGATTCACGGTAAAAAATTAGGTCGTACATTGGGCTTTCCAACGGCAAATTTTGAAATTTCTGAATCTTATAAAATGATTCCGCAGAATGGAATTTACGTTGTAGAGTCAGAAATAGAGGGAGAGTTGGTAAAGGGAATGATGAGTATTGGAATTAACCCAACGTTCGTAAATCACCCTCATACAATAGAAGTAAACTTTCTAGATTGGTCTGGTGATTTATATAATAAAACGTTAAAAGTTCGTATCTTGGATCGCATTAGAGATGAACAAAAATTTAACTCGCTTGAAGAGCTTGTCGATCAATTAACGAAGGACGAACAAGCAACAAGAGCTTATTTTAATCGCCATGTGGAAAAAAGCCCTGCAACCCGTTGA
- the nusA gene encoding transcription termination factor NusA: protein MENSGLVESFSEFQELKYIDRVTLMAILEDVFRNALKKKYGDDDNFDIIINPDKGDFQVFRSRVVVNDGEVEDDKYEISLSEARKIESDFEVGEEVSEEVKLEDIGRRAVLALRQYLNSKVTEHDNATLYKQFKEVIGEIYAAEVHHIRPKVVILMDDEGNEIVLPKEKQIPSDFFRKGDTVKGIIEAVELKGAKPQIIMSRTSNRFLERLLEQEIPEIGEDKIQVKRVVRIPGEKAKIAVEGSDDRIDPVGACVGMKGSRIHGIVRELGNENIDVIHYTTNTDLFIKRALAPAKVNKVVFDEETKKANVYLDTEEVSRAIGKGGQNIKLAGMLTGFDIDVMRELNPEDDDVELREFSDEIDSWVIEEFAKIGLDTAKSVLNLSVEELIKRTDLEEETIQDVFRILKEEFED from the coding sequence ATGGAGAATAGTGGTTTAGTAGAATCGTTCTCAGAATTTCAAGAGTTAAAATACATTGATCGAGTTACGTTAATGGCCATCTTAGAAGATGTATTCAGAAATGCATTGAAAAAGAAATATGGTGATGACGATAACTTCGATATCATTATTAACCCTGATAAAGGAGATTTCCAGGTTTTTAGAAGTAGAGTCGTTGTAAACGATGGTGAAGTTGAAGATGATAAATATGAGATTTCATTAAGTGAAGCTAGAAAGATAGAATCGGATTTTGAAGTTGGTGAAGAAGTTTCAGAAGAAGTGAAGTTAGAAGATATTGGAAGAAGAGCGGTATTAGCTTTACGTCAATATTTGAACTCAAAAGTGACAGAGCATGACAATGCTACGTTATATAAGCAATTTAAAGAGGTAATCGGAGAGATTTACGCTGCGGAAGTACATCATATTCGCCCAAAAGTTGTAATTTTGATGGATGATGAAGGAAATGAAATTGTTTTGCCAAAAGAAAAACAAATTCCTTCTGACTTTTTCAGAAAAGGAGATACAGTAAAAGGAATTATTGAGGCTGTTGAATTGAAAGGAGCAAAACCTCAAATTATCATGTCTAGAACATCGAACCGATTCCTAGAGCGTTTGTTAGAACAAGAAATTCCTGAAATTGGCGAGGATAAAATCCAAGTGAAGAGGGTGGTTCGAATTCCAGGTGAGAAAGCAAAGATTGCAGTGGAAGGATCAGATGATAGAATTGATCCTGTAGGAGCTTGTGTTGGAATGAAAGGGTCGCGTATCCATGGAATCGTAAGAGAACTTGGAAACGAAAATATCGACGTAATTCACTACACAACCAATACAGACTTGTTTATTAAACGTGCATTAGCACCTGCGAAAGTAAATAAGGTTGTATTTGACGAAGAAACCAAGAAGGCAAACGTATATCTAGATACAGAAGAAGTTTCTAGAGCAATTGGAAAAGGAGGGCAAAACATTAAGTTAGCAGGAATGTTAACAGGATTTGATATCGATGTGATGCGCGAATTGAACCCAGAGGATGACGATGTTGAATTAAGAGAATTCAGCGATGAAATTGATTCATGGGTAATTGAAGAGTTTGCTAAGATTGGATTAGATACAGCAAAAAGCGTGTTGAACTTAAGTGTTGAAGAATTAATCAAACGCACGGATTTAGAAGAAGAGACAATTCAGGATGTCTTCCGTATTCTGAAGGAAGAGTTTGAGGATTAG
- a CDS encoding UDP-2,3-diacylglucosamine diphosphatase: protein MNFTIDTTKGVYFASDQHFGAPTREKSLPREKFFLDWLNEKEEDMGALFILGDLFDFWFEYKTVVPKGFVRVLGKLAQLKDKGIPIYFFVGNHDLWMNDYFQTELGIPVFHQPQLFTINGKRFFIGHGDGLGPGDLGYKRMKKVFTNKCSKWLFNWLHPDIGVRLAQYLSVKNKLISGDEDVRFLGEDNEWLVLYAKRKLEQQHYDYFVFGHRHLPMVIDLNNQSKYINLGDWITYFTYGYFDGEFHLEKYKKPQY, encoded by the coding sequence GTGAATTTTACAATCGATACAACAAAAGGTGTTTATTTTGCCTCTGATCAACATTTCGGAGCACCAACCCGTGAAAAAAGTTTACCGCGCGAAAAGTTTTTCCTAGACTGGCTCAATGAAAAAGAAGAAGACATGGGAGCGCTATTCATTTTAGGGGATCTTTTTGATTTCTGGTTTGAGTATAAAACGGTTGTTCCCAAAGGATTTGTTCGCGTTCTAGGAAAATTAGCACAACTCAAGGATAAAGGGATTCCTATCTACTTTTTTGTTGGCAATCACGATTTATGGATGAATGACTACTTCCAAACCGAATTGGGAATTCCTGTTTTTCATCAACCGCAACTATTCACAATCAATGGCAAACGCTTTTTTATCGGACATGGTGATGGTCTAGGTCCTGGAGATTTAGGTTATAAACGAATGAAAAAAGTATTTACCAACAAATGCTCTAAGTGGTTATTTAATTGGTTGCATCCCGATATAGGTGTTCGTTTAGCTCAATACTTATCTGTAAAAAACAAATTGATTTCTGGTGATGAAGATGTGCGTTTTTTAGGAGAAGACAACGAATGGTTGGTCTTATACGCTAAGCGTAAATTAGAACAACAACACTATGATTACTTTGTCTTTGGGCATCGTCATCTCCCCATGGTGATTGACTTGAATAATCAATCGAAATACATCAATCTCGGCGATTGGATTACTTATTTTACTTATGGTTACTTTGATGGGGAATTCCATCTGGAAAAATATAAAAAGCCTCAATATTGA
- a CDS encoding endonuclease/exonuclease/phosphatase family protein: MPRLFKTTLVFLLWIAPLLLFSQVKIMTWNLKNVGSSKTEANISYIAQIIKQADVIAIQEVVTNPSGAQTILALHEELNRKSGAKWEYALSDPTISSPYRSERYAFLWKSNKLKLKKRAFLEPTYQEEIEREPYMATFQHKDFQFTLVNLHALPKKHQPEKEIKYLKFLPAQYENSNLIFLGDFNTPESHSVFNPLKKQGYLPAFTKQKTSLRQKCIDGDCLASEYDNIFLQPELFTIKSAKAILFFEDFESIKEANKISDHIPLLLEIE, from the coding sequence ATGCCTCGTTTATTTAAAACCACTTTGGTTTTCCTTTTGTGGATTGCCCCACTACTCCTCTTTTCTCAAGTTAAAATCATGACTTGGAATCTAAAGAATGTTGGAAGTAGTAAAACAGAAGCAAATATCAGTTATATCGCACAGATCATTAAACAAGCTGATGTAATTGCGATCCAAGAAGTAGTAACAAATCCCAGTGGTGCACAAACCATTTTAGCCCTACACGAAGAACTCAATCGAAAAAGTGGTGCGAAATGGGAGTATGCATTAAGTGATCCAACAATAAGTTCTCCCTATCGATCAGAGCGCTATGCTTTTTTATGGAAGTCTAATAAATTGAAATTGAAAAAAAGAGCATTTTTAGAACCAACCTATCAGGAAGAGATTGAGCGAGAGCCTTATATGGCAACATTTCAGCACAAAGATTTCCAATTTACCTTAGTTAACTTACATGCTTTACCCAAAAAACATCAGCCCGAAAAAGAAATCAAGTATTTGAAATTTTTACCTGCTCAATATGAAAATAGCAACCTCATTTTTTTAGGTGATTTCAACACACCCGAATCTCATTCTGTTTTTAATCCCTTAAAGAAACAAGGGTATCTCCCCGCTTTTACCAAGCAAAAAACCTCGTTGCGTCAAAAGTGCATAGACGGCGACTGTTTGGCTAGTGAATATGACAATATCTTTTTACAGCCGGAATTATTTACCATCAAATCTGCCAAAGCTATCTTGTTCTTTGAGGATTTTGAATCTATAAAAGAGGCAAACAAAATTTCCGATCACATTCCTTTACTCCTAGAGATAGAATAA
- the infB gene encoding translation initiation factor IF-2, whose product MSEERAIRINKVLRELNISLDRAVDFLKGKGYEIDATPNAKISQEEFTVLNKQFSADRGKKEASIEVSEEKRKEKEALKVERERELEEKRKQEEQARIKKEQEIIRAKAEEQVAIKTVGQIDLEPKKTLESSSAVSEKVVEKEEKKAEPVKSKEPVAKESGAQEKVVEKVEAAPIAQVDVDSKTDSAKNTTKKVEAKKVANKESKVKDKPVEEKQHKESAKIANEETKVVEGDSVDAKSGEEIIKTNYQKLSGTTFTGQTIDLSQFDKPKKKKEEKKDDKKGNVAGRNKRKRIAKPANAEGAGANQNNAAGGNKPGGANANRPGGNNANRPGGNNANRPGGNSKFNKNNNNNRRNTPVVKAEPTEEEVKNQIKETLERLQGKGNRSKAAKYRRDKRDVHRKKSDEEQRALEAGNKVLKVTEFVTVGEIATMMDVPITKVIGTCMSLGIMVTMNQRLDAETLTIVADEFGFEVDFTTASIEEAIEEAPDRPEDLKSRAPIVTVMGHVDHGKTSLLDYVRKANVIAGESGGITQHIGAYGVTLESGQQITFLDTPGHEAFTAMRARGAQVTDIVIIVIAADDDIMPQTKEAISHAQAAGVPIIFAINKVDKPTANPEKIKEKLASMNLLVEEWGGTYQSQDISAKQGIGMKELLEKVLLEAEMLELKANPDKLASGTVVEAYLDKGRGYVSTVLVQGGTLKVGDYLLAGCNHGKVRAMHDERGNAVQEAGPSRPISVLGLDGAPGAGDKFNVFEEEKEAKQIAAKRTQLLREQSVRAQRHITLAEIGRRIALGDFKELNIILKGDVDGSVEALSDSFSKLSTEEIQINIIHKGVGAITESDVLLASASDAIIIGFNVRPMASAKVLADKEEIDIRNYSIIYDAIDDLKDAMEGMLSPELKEEVTGTAEIRELFKISKVGTIAGCMVLDGKIFRNSRIRLIREGVVIYTGELTALRRFKDDVKEVSKGYDCGIQIRNYNDIKEYDTIEAFQEVEVKKKLK is encoded by the coding sequence ATGTCTGAAGAAAGAGCAATAAGAATAAATAAAGTTTTAAGGGAATTAAATATTTCTCTGGATAGAGCCGTGGACTTTTTGAAAGGCAAAGGGTATGAAATTGATGCAACGCCAAATGCAAAGATTTCACAAGAAGAATTTACTGTTCTGAATAAACAATTTTCTGCTGATAGAGGGAAAAAGGAAGCTTCAATTGAAGTGAGTGAAGAGAAAAGAAAAGAAAAGGAAGCGCTTAAAGTAGAGCGTGAACGCGAATTAGAAGAAAAGAGAAAACAAGAAGAACAAGCTCGTATCAAGAAAGAACAAGAGATTATTAGAGCCAAAGCAGAAGAGCAAGTTGCTATTAAAACTGTAGGGCAAATTGATCTTGAACCTAAAAAAACTTTAGAATCTTCTTCAGCTGTATCTGAAAAAGTGGTTGAGAAAGAAGAAAAGAAAGCTGAGCCTGTAAAGAGTAAAGAACCAGTTGCGAAAGAAAGCGGTGCACAAGAAAAAGTAGTGGAGAAAGTAGAAGCTGCTCCTATTGCTCAGGTTGATGTCGATTCAAAAACTGATTCAGCAAAAAATACGACAAAGAAAGTAGAAGCGAAGAAAGTAGCGAATAAAGAATCAAAAGTAAAAGACAAACCTGTGGAAGAAAAACAACATAAGGAGTCTGCTAAAATAGCAAACGAAGAAACCAAAGTAGTTGAGGGCGATAGTGTTGATGCGAAGTCAGGTGAAGAAATCATCAAAACAAATTATCAAAAGCTTTCAGGGACTACTTTTACAGGGCAAACGATCGATTTATCACAGTTTGACAAGCCTAAGAAGAAGAAGGAGGAGAAGAAAGACGATAAAAAAGGCAACGTTGCTGGACGAAATAAAAGAAAGCGTATTGCAAAACCTGCCAATGCAGAAGGTGCTGGTGCTAATCAAAACAATGCAGCAGGCGGTAATAAACCAGGTGGTGCTAATGCGAACCGACCAGGTGGGAACAATGCAAATAGACCCGGCGGAAACAATGCGAACAGACCCGGAGGAAACAGCAAGTTCAATAAGAATAATAACAACAACCGAAGAAATACGCCTGTCGTAAAAGCAGAGCCTACAGAGGAAGAAGTTAAAAATCAAATTAAAGAAACGCTTGAGCGTTTACAAGGTAAAGGAAATAGATCTAAAGCCGCAAAATATCGTAGAGATAAACGTGATGTTCACCGTAAGAAATCAGATGAGGAACAAAGAGCTTTAGAGGCAGGAAACAAAGTGTTGAAAGTAACGGAATTCGTTACCGTAGGTGAGATTGCTACTATGATGGATGTGCCTATTACAAAAGTAATCGGAACGTGTATGTCATTGGGAATCATGGTTACGATGAATCAACGTTTGGATGCTGAAACCTTGACTATTGTTGCTGATGAATTTGGATTTGAAGTAGATTTCACTACCGCTTCAATTGAGGAGGCTATTGAAGAAGCTCCAGATAGACCAGAAGATTTGAAATCTCGTGCGCCAATTGTTACTGTAATGGGACACGTGGATCACGGTAAGACCTCATTGCTGGATTATGTGCGTAAAGCAAACGTAATTGCAGGAGAGTCTGGAGGTATTACACAGCATATCGGTGCGTATGGAGTTACGTTAGAAAGCGGACAACAAATCACATTCTTAGATACACCAGGTCACGAGGCGTTTACTGCAATGCGTGCACGTGGAGCTCAAGTAACCGATATCGTAATTATCGTAATTGCTGCGGATGATGACATCATGCCACAAACAAAAGAGGCAATCAGTCACGCCCAAGCAGCTGGAGTACCTATTATTTTTGCAATCAATAAAGTGGATAAGCCGACAGCTAATCCTGAGAAGATTAAGGAAAAATTAGCTTCGATGAACTTATTGGTTGAAGAGTGGGGAGGTACTTACCAATCACAAGATATTTCTGCAAAACAAGGGATCGGGATGAAAGAATTATTGGAGAAAGTTTTACTTGAAGCAGAAATGCTTGAACTAAAAGCAAATCCAGATAAATTAGCATCAGGTACAGTTGTTGAAGCATATTTAGATAAAGGACGTGGATATGTATCTACAGTATTAGTACAAGGAGGAACATTAAAAGTAGGAGATTACCTATTAGCAGGATGTAACCACGGTAAGGTTCGTGCAATGCACGACGAACGTGGAAATGCGGTACAAGAAGCTGGACCATCTAGACCAATCTCTGTATTAGGATTAGACGGTGCACCAGGAGCTGGAGATAAATTCAACGTATTCGAAGAAGAAAAAGAAGCGAAGCAAATTGCCGCAAAACGTACACAATTGTTACGCGAGCAGTCAGTTCGTGCACAAAGACATATTACCCTTGCTGAGATTGGACGTCGTATCGCTTTAGGAGATTTCAAAGAATTGAACATCATCTTAAAAGGAGACGTGGACGGATCTGTTGAAGCGCTTTCGGATTCATTCTCGAAATTGTCTACAGAAGAAATTCAAATCAATATCATCCACAAAGGAGTAGGTGCAATTACAGAATCTGACGTATTGTTAGCTTCTGCATCGGATGCAATTATCATCGGATTTAACGTTCGTCCAATGGCTTCTGCCAAGGTGTTAGCAGATAAAGAAGAAATTGATATCAGAAACTACTCGATTATCTATGACGCAATTGACGACTTGAAAGATGCAATGGAAGGTATGTTATCTCCAGAGTTGAAAGAAGAAGTTACGGGTACTGCTGAAATTAGAGAGTTATTCAAAATTTCAAAAGTGGGTACGATTGCTGGATGTATGGTTCTTGATGGAAAAATCTTCCGTAACTCTAGGATCCGCTTAATTCGCGAAGGAGTAGTAATCTACACCGGAGAGCTTACAGCACTTAGACGTTTCAAAGATGATGTGAAAGAAGTATCGAAAGGATATGATTGTGGTATCCAAATTAGAAACTACAACGATATCAAAGAATACGATACAATTGAAGCATTCCAAGAAGTAGAAGTAAAGAAAAAGCTTAAATAA
- a CDS encoding zinc metallopeptidase: MIWVFMIAMMGASWYVGNRLQAKFKKYSEVHLQNGMSGAEIAQKMLFDHGIRDVRVISTPGRLTDHYNPVDKTVNLSEAVYNQRNAAAAAVAAHEVGHAVQHAQAYSWLTMRSRMVPVLEVSSRFMPFVLIGGVLLLKTFPQLLLLGIVLFALTTIFSFVTLPVEYDASNRALKWLEAKNIVTQQELVGSKDALKWAARTYVVAALSSLGTLLYYVMIYMNRR, encoded by the coding sequence ATGATATGGGTTTTTATGATTGCCATGATGGGTGCCAGTTGGTACGTGGGGAATCGTTTACAAGCAAAGTTTAAGAAGTATTCTGAGGTTCATTTACAAAACGGGATGAGTGGTGCCGAAATTGCACAAAAGATGCTATTTGACCACGGTATTCGCGATGTACGCGTAATTTCTACTCCTGGTAGATTAACTGACCACTATAATCCCGTGGATAAAACGGTAAATCTAAGTGAGGCTGTATATAATCAGCGCAACGCCGCAGCCGCAGCTGTTGCTGCACACGAAGTAGGTCACGCTGTTCAACATGCACAAGCCTATTCGTGGTTAACTATGCGTTCGAGAATGGTACCTGTGTTAGAAGTATCCTCTCGCTTTATGCCTTTTGTGTTGATTGGGGGCGTGCTGCTATTGAAAACATTTCCACAACTATTGCTGTTGGGAATTGTACTCTTCGCTTTAACGACCATATTTTCTTTTGTGACCCTACCCGTTGAATACGATGCTAGTAATCGAGCATTAAAGTGGTTAGAGGCAAAAAATATTGTAACACAACAAGAATTGGTTGGATCTAAAGATGCCTTAAAATGGGCCGCAAGAACCTATGTGGTAGCTGCTCTTTCCTCTTTGGGTACTCTGTTATACTATGTAATGATTTACATGAATAGAAGGTAA
- a CDS encoding HTTM domain-containing protein yields the protein MWKKALQPVDNAPLIIFRIFFGFLFACESFGAIATGWVRMNLVDVKFTFSHIYMDFLQVLVGPQMYVYFFVMGLASLAVMLGYRYKWSMPLLTLLWAGTYFLQKTSYNNHYYLLMIICVYMCFLPAASYQSLDVKANRVKEELAMPRYFNWIFIFQVSVLYIYGTIAKFYPDWLDGTFTEIMYQSANIPEYFKEIFTQKEFYLVIAYLGIIFDGLIVPALLWKRTRTLALIASVIFHLFNSVTLHIGIFPYFALTFALFFYPTDQIRRIFLKKKPVFEQKENFATPRLSKPVVGFLAVFMFFQFALPLRQHFIEGDILWTDEAHRLSWRMMLRSRGGYTTFIVEDKKTKERIFYNTEGVLSRKQEARMNTSDVVWQMAQYIKKEYADKGVDVAVYADSWVAINGRDYSRFIDEKVDLASVPWNYFSHSPWILDKPF from the coding sequence ATGTGGAAAAAAGCCCTGCAACCCGTTGATAACGCCCCTTTAATTATATTTCGAATATTTTTCGGTTTTTTATTTGCCTGTGAATCCTTTGGCGCTATTGCCACAGGATGGGTGAGAATGAATTTAGTAGATGTAAAGTTTACCTTTTCCCACATTTACATGGACTTTTTGCAAGTTCTTGTGGGACCCCAAATGTATGTGTATTTCTTTGTGATGGGACTGGCTTCTTTGGCCGTAATGTTGGGTTATCGCTATAAATGGAGCATGCCTTTACTGACCTTATTATGGGCAGGAACTTATTTTTTACAAAAAACATCCTATAATAATCACTATTATTTGTTGATGATTATTTGTGTCTATATGTGTTTTTTACCCGCAGCCTCTTATCAATCCTTAGATGTAAAAGCAAATCGCGTGAAAGAAGAATTGGCTATGCCGCGGTATTTCAATTGGATTTTTATCTTCCAAGTGAGTGTATTGTACATCTATGGGACGATTGCAAAATTCTATCCGGATTGGTTGGATGGTACATTTACGGAAATCATGTATCAATCGGCAAATATTCCAGAATACTTTAAAGAAATTTTTACCCAAAAAGAGTTCTATCTAGTCATTGCCTATCTTGGTATTATCTTTGACGGATTGATTGTTCCTGCTCTATTGTGGAAACGCACAAGAACATTGGCTTTAATTGCTTCTGTTATTTTTCATCTATTCAATTCCGTAACCTTACACATCGGAATCTTCCCTTATTTTGCATTGACGTTTGCGCTTTTCTTTTATCCAACAGATCAAATAAGACGTATTTTCTTGAAGAAGAAACCTGTATTTGAACAAAAGGAAAATTTTGCCACTCCACGATTGAGTAAGCCCGTAGTAGGATTCTTGGCTGTGTTTATGTTTTTTCAATTTGCTCTACCTTTAAGACAGCACTTTATTGAAGGAGATATTTTATGGACTGATGAAGCCCATCGCTTAAGTTGGCGGATGATGTTGCGTTCTCGAGGAGGGTATACCACTTTTATAGTGGAAGATAAAAAAACAAAAGAACGTATTTTTTATAATACGGAAGGTGTTTTGAGTCGTAAACAAGAAGCGAGAATGAATACTTCGGATGTCGTTTGGCAAATGGCACAATACATCAAGAAAGAATATGCCGATAAAGGCGTGGATGTAGCCGTTTATGCCGATAGTTGGGTGGCTATTAATGGCCGTGATTACAGTCGTTTTATTGATGAAAAAGTCGATTTAGCTAGTGTGCCATGGAACTACTTTTCACATAGTCCTTGGATTTTGGACAAACCCTTTTAA
- a CDS encoding universal stress protein: protein MKKILIPTDFSQQAHNAIKAGVNFAKKHNAEIILLHILDLPQEASDGVSKGTPAPEVMFFKNAAEQKLQQIALDTLFEGLTVSTSLILDRTSQGVTKSAIHNEVDLIVMGSHGASGMKEYFVGSNTQKVVRTSPVPVFVVKGEFEDNCIKDIVFASDFTSEMKDSFKSTLALNKVVGADLHLLMVNTPNSFKPTHVAEETLETFLADITDKEFDLSIYNDINVEKGILNYCKKLDADLIAIATHGRTGLAHFFNGSISEDLVNHSPISVLTFKID, encoded by the coding sequence ATGAAAAAAATACTAATACCAACGGATTTTTCACAACAGGCACATAACGCAATCAAAGCAGGTGTAAATTTTGCGAAGAAACACAACGCTGAAATCATTTTACTACACATCCTAGATTTACCACAAGAAGCAAGTGATGGTGTTAGTAAAGGAACCCCAGCCCCAGAAGTGATGTTCTTTAAAAATGCGGCTGAACAAAAGCTACAGCAAATCGCACTAGATACTTTATTCGAAGGGCTAACGGTTTCTACAAGCTTAATCTTAGACCGTACTTCTCAAGGTGTAACTAAATCGGCTATCCACAACGAAGTAGATCTAATCGTAATGGGGTCTCACGGAGCAAGTGGAATGAAAGAATACTTTGTAGGTTCTAATACGCAGAAAGTCGTACGCACATCTCCTGTTCCTGTTTTTGTTGTAAAAGGAGAATTTGAAGACAACTGCATTAAGGATATTGTTTTTGCTTCTGACTTTACAAGTGAAATGAAAGATTCATTTAAAAGCACACTTGCTTTAAACAAAGTAGTTGGCGCTGATTTACACCTACTCATGGTCAACACACCCAACAGCTTCAAGCCAACACATGTTGCAGAAGAAACACTCGAAACATTCTTAGCGGATATTACAGATAAAGAATTTGATTTAAGCATCTACAATGACATTAACGTAGAAAAAGGAATCTTAAACTACTGTAAAAAATTAGATGCAGATTTAATTGCCATTGCTACACATGGTCGCACAGGATTAGCTCACTTCTTCAACGGAAGTATTAGCGAAGACCTAGTAAACCACTCTCCAATCTCTGTATTGACATTCAAAATCGACTAA
- a CDS encoding 6-pyruvoyl trahydropterin synthase family protein yields the protein MSKIRITKQFTFETGHALYGYDGKCRNVHGHSYKLAVTVIGTPITDSTNVKFGMVIDFSDLKKIVKEEIVDLFDHATVFNKNTPHVELAQELKDRGHHVILVDYQPTSENMVIDFANKIKNRLPENLALYSLRLQETDSSYAEWFQSDNL from the coding sequence ATGTCTAAAATTAGAATTACAAAACAATTCACATTCGAAACAGGTCATGCATTATATGGATATGATGGTAAATGTCGCAATGTACACGGACACAGTTATAAATTAGCTGTTACAGTAATTGGTACTCCCATTACCGATTCAACTAATGTAAAATTTGGGATGGTAATTGATTTCAGTGATCTAAAGAAAATAGTAAAAGAAGAAATTGTAGATCTTTTTGATCATGCTACTGTCTTCAATAAAAACACTCCTCACGTCGAATTAGCGCAAGAACTAAAAGATCGTGGACATCACGTTATCTTAGTCGATTATCAACCGACAAGCGAAAATATGGTTATTGATTTTGCCAACAAGATCAAAAATCGCCTTCCTGAAAATTTAGCCTTGTATTCATTGCGTTTACAGGAAACGGACTCATCTTATGCTGAGTGGTTCCAATCCGATAATTTATAA